gggGAAGAGAACGGAGTGAAAagtgtgaaatgaagtaaaaaaaattagtgatatatatagaagaaaatacaaaaaaaaaataaaaataaaaaatgtgtgcaTAGTCCGGACTATCCTTCTTACCCcctgcaatggggcggaggaTAGTCCGGAGGATGCAAAAATGTGTGCATAGTCCGTGGATGATGCACAGGACGCGGAGGATGGAGGACGCATCGTCCGGACCCCTGCAATGGCGGAGGATGCATCGTCTGGCCTATCCTCcaccccattgtggatgctcttagagcatccacagtagGGGCGGCGCGCCGCCCGCCCCGAAGTCGTCGACGGCGCGGCGATGTATAGTGGAAGAAGCGGGCGCCCCGGCTTAGCCGGGTATGAGGCCGCGGAAAGGCCATCGGCGAGCAAACGCCGAGGACGCAGCGGTGGGGAGGCGGCGCGCCGATAGGCGCAGCTGTCTATTGTGCGGCGCATTCGCCGCGGCGGacactttccaatttttttttcattttttttaattttgttttaattgcCTATAAATACACCCCATTCTCCTCGTTATTTTCACACCATTCAAATTCTTTATTCCTACTTTGTCTCTCTAAATTTTGTGGATTCTATTGCTATTTAAAAATGGATGATTTGTGGAATGACACGTGGGATTCTCTGATTCAAGAGGTGCAGAAGGAAGCCGACAACGAGGGTGTggaggcggcggtggcgcTCCCTCGTGCGATTCACCATCGTCGTACAATCACACGAGACCATTCCGGAGCGCATCAACGGCTGATGGCAGACTACTTTGGCGATAACCCCCGTTACTCATCAGAGATTTTCCGTCGGCGTTTCAGAATGTCGCGACCGCTCTTCACCCATATAGCGACGACATTGGCGGCGCGGTACAGGTGCTTCACCCTCCGGAGTGATTGCACTGGCCGGATTGGGCTGTCTACTTTTCAGAAATGCACCGCTGCAATTAGGCAGCTTGACTATGACGGACCGgctgatatgttcgacgaatacctacaGATGGGTGAGACGACTAGCCTAGAAGTGCTCCGACAGTTCTGTAAGGGCATCCAAAATGTCTTTGGTCCGGAGTTACTACGAAAGCCAACATCTGATGAGTGCCAAAGACTACTAGATATGCACGGAGCGGTGCACAGTTCCCAGGGATGATGGGGAGCATCAACtgcatgcattgggagtggaaaaaCTGCCCAATGGCGTGGAAAGGCCAATTCACAACTGGTTTCAAAAGCAAACATCCATCGATGATTCTGGAAGCCGTTGCTGACTACCGTTTACGGATCTGACATGCGTATTTCGGTGTTGCAGgttcgaacaacgacatctaCGTTATTCAGTCATAGCCTCTCTTCAATGATGAGTGCCGGGGGGAGGGACCAGAAATCAGATTTGTAGCCAACGGGAAATGCTGtggaccaaaataaaataaaatgaaatgtggcaaaaaaaagtgtttaCTATTGCTgtgaaaacttttttttttagccGTTGACAAATCAGAAGTGgcttaggaaaaaaaaaagtggctTGTCCAAGAAGTGTCCTCGGCTACTGTGGATGCTCTCAGTAACAATACCTCCATCAATATTGGaacaaatttaaacaaatccgctgttttaaaaattaaatatactcctactacaaTACgaccaaaatataattacaaaagaattaatcatttttgtattctgtcatttcaaaaattattagcCTAAATTCGGgccttttatatttttcccccccaaaaaaaaaaaaaaggccgCCTCGTCCGCAGCAATATCTGCTGACTAAAGTCAGTCCTGGccacaacaaaattatgtcACATTCCCCACACAAAGTAgaattaatcattaattaatctcCTAAAATATCCGAATTAACGgctaatttcatatattaattaaaaacttaaTTCGATTTAAGACAAtgattctctctctccctctcttttATACATCACGCATTATTGGTCTTCAACTCGTTCAAAATCCCACTGcctcactctctctctaaaatcaATGGCTTCCACTGCCATAAATCTCACTCTCTGTCTCTCTTTGCTCCTCCTCACCCAAATCTACGCCGACCAGACGGCTAAAACTTACATCATCCGAGTCGACAGCTCATCGAAGCCGTCCGTTTTTCCAACTCACTACCATTGGTACACAGCGGAGTTCACTGAACCCGCAGCCATTCTCCACGTATACGACACCGTTTTCCACGGCTTCTCCGCCGTGCTGACTCACTTCCAGGCCTCCTCCGTCCTCAAGCACCCCTCCGTCCTCTCCGCATTCGAGGACAAGCGCCGCCACCTCCACACAACGCGCTCGCCGCAGTTCGTCGGCCTCCGGAACCAGCGCGGACTGTGGTCGGAGTCCGATTACGGCTCGGATGTGATAATTGGGGTTTTCGACACCGGAATTTGGCCGGAGAGGAGGAGCTTCTCCGATCTGAACCTAGGCCCCGTGCCGAAGCGGTGGAGAGGCACGTGCCAAGCTGGTGTGAGGTTTAACCGGAGGAATTGCAATCGGAAAATCGTCGGAGCTAGGTTTTTTGACAAAGGTCACCAAGCGGCGTCCGGATTTGGGGGATTTGTCGGTGGAATCAACGAGACGGTCGAATTCAGGTCGCCGAGAGACGCCGACGGCCATGGAACGCACACCGCCTCCACCGCGGCGGGGAGATATGCTTTCAAAGCGAGTATGGAGGGTTACGCCGCCGGAATCGCGAAAGGAGTCGCGCCGAAGGCGCGCCTCGCTGTCTACAAGGTGTGCTGGAAGGAGGCGGGATGCTTCGATTCCGATATCCTTGCAGCGTTCGACGCCGCTGTGAACGACGGCGTGGATGTAATTTCAATCTCAATCGGCGGCGGCGAGGGGATATCCTCCCCTTATTATCTGGATCCAATCGCAATTGGAGCATACGGCGCCGTTTCAAGGGGCATTTTCGTCTCTTCCTCAGCTGGAAACGAGGGCCCTAACGGAATGTCGGTGACTAACCTCGCCCCCTGGCTTACCACCGTCGGCGCCGGTACAATTGATCGTGATTTCCCCGCTGACGTCATCCTCAGCGATGGGAGAAAATTCTCTGGTGTTTCTCTCTACTCCGGTGTGCCGCTCAACGGCAAAATGCATCCATTAATTTACCCTGGTAAATCAGGAGTGCTCTCTGCTTCACTTTGCATGGAAAATTCACTCGATCCAATCGAAGTTAGGGGGAAAATCGTCATCTGCGACCGCGGCAGCAACCCTCGCGTGGCCAAGGGGTTGGTCGTTAAGAAGGCCGGCGGCGTCGGAATGATTCTCACCAACGGAGTATCCAACGGTGAGGGTTTAGTCGGCGACGCCCATTTAATCCCGGCTTGCGCCGTGGGCTCCACCGAGGGCGACGAGATTAAGACTTACTTAGCTTCGAATCCAGCGGCCACCGCCACGATCAGCTTCCGTGGCACGGTCATCGGAATCAAGCCGGCTCCGGTTGTGGCCTCGTTTTCGTCCCGTGGGCCGAACGGGCTGAACCCGGAGATTCTCAAGCCCGATTTGATCGCCCCAGGAGTGAACATTCTCGCGGCCTGGACCGACGCCGTCGGCCCAACCGGGCTGGACTCCGACAACCGGAGGTCCGAGTTCAACATCCTCTCGGGGACCTCCATGTCTTGCCCTCATGTGAGCGGTGCAGCGGCCTTGCTGAAATCGGCCCACCCTGATTGGAGTCCGGCCGCCATCCGGTCAGCAATGATGACAACGGCGAGTTTGACTGACAACTCCGGCAACCCAATGCTCGATGAATCGAGCAATAAACACGCCACGCCCTACGACTTTGGTGCTGGCCATATGAATCTTGATCGGGCTATGGATCCCGGATTGGTGTACGATATGACAAATGAGGATTACGTCAATTTCTTGTGTGCGATCGAGTATGGGCCGAAGACGATTCAGGTGATCACCCGGACGCCGGTGAATTGTCCGATGAGGAAGCCGTCGCCCGGGAATCTGAACTACCCCTCAATCGCGGCTCTGTTCCCGAGCGGGGAGAGTGGGGTTTCGAGCAAGACGTTCTTTAGAATGGTGACGAATGTTGGGGAGGAGGCGAACGCGGTGTATAGAGTTAAAATCGAGCCTCCGAAGGGCGTTAGGGTTAGCGTGAAGCCATGGAAGCTTGTGTTTTCGGAGACGGTGAAGAAGCTAGGTTACTATGTTACTGTAACTATTGATAGCAAGAATTTGGTGTTGGATGATTCGGGTGCTGTGTTTGGGGCTCTTTCTTGGATGGATGGGAAGCATGTGGTGAGAAGCCCCATTGTTGTCACTCAAATCGAACCTTTgtgaaatcaaaattatggGATTTCACTCTTGTGAGAAATCTTGATCATAGGCATGATCTTTGAAGGTGGAATTTCACTCTTGTAAGAAAGGGGGAGGTGGTTGGTTTTAGTGTGATGTTTTAATATTTGCctgtaaattttgtttttggttttttgaaCTTAAGAAGTTGTTTGAGTTGATTAGAATGTGTGATGTGATTATAGAtgatatgttttgttttgggaTCATCTTATTGTGCTAGAATTGAGTAGTTCTTGCTCTTTGATGGTTTTTACATTCAAGGATTATATATCTATGACTCTGCAATGATTTTGTAGGtttgttcttttctttgaaatgTGATAATATTACAATTTCTTACCAACAAAGTATATGTTGTGAATGGGAAGATTTCGACCTCAAAAGGGActacacaatgctttaagcaCATAGCATACCAtctaataatatcataaagaGCTTTGGATCTCTcctttctttaattttacactttctttattttaatgttgCTTCAAGTATCACATACTAAAAGGATAAAGATATCTTGAAATTGCTTTATCTAGGATAACTAATCTGTGATAGGCCAAATGCATCTATGGCAAGAATCATTAATTACTAACCTAAGAGTAACATAATGTGACGTGATTCAGTTGATGGATTGCAAATCTTTGGTTTCATTTTACTACTACAAAATTCGATTTGGAAGTTCTGTATTCCATCAAAATACATTGATTGGACACAAAATTTCCCAACTTGACTAGGGATTTTGCACTTCAAAATTctgatcattttttttcttggcttttaataatatagtaatagtactaataattaacaaattgaTAGTACTACCTCAACTcaactttcatttttctttaagtTTTCTATTCCCTCTGTATGATAGGTCACATTAAGATGCCTTGTGAACTTGTGAGTTGTGATCCAACATCATAATTAAAGGAAGGTACTACCACTTGCTTTATAGGGGGCCAAAGAGGGGTTAAATGATAAGGGCATTTAGCAAAGCATTATTGAAAAAGCACAAGTGTTTGAAGTCAGCATCCAATGAATTTATGCATTATATTCCCTTCCTCGAGATTTAATTATGCGAAGttcttaatttaatacttataTTCGTGTATTGTTAAATTAGTTAATCCACTCACTCCTATTGGACTTAGTGTtctttttttagaatattccAAATATATAACTTTAACTTGTGTCATAAAAAGtgtatatatctatttttacAACTTTTTAGCCATAATTGAACAtcaaatattacaaaattttccaatgattattATTCTTGGTCAAACAGAGTACTGAATATTGATTCCGGCCTGTatggataaatatttttggagtttaacttcaattaattagtgaaaattTAGTAGTGcatcactttattttttcatacatAAAATCGAAAGTGGACCTTCTTGTGGTACtcaatatgtaattaagggaTATTAGATATTCTCTATTGTAATATCTAACAAAATTTGTGGCCATAATAAGACAGTATTCAACTATATATGTACCATATGCTTTAAAATGCAGCAGACATGATCTTACCTACTTAAAGCCCCTTAGATTCTAAGTTTGAATCAGAAAAGCATTTTcaccaaataaaattaaactaaactagTGTGTGATTAGTAGggacaatttaatataatcatgCCACGTTACTATCTTTATAGTATGACTTTACCAACTACATATGTCGTTCATGCTAAAGATGTTGCCCTTCTACTAGGAATGCACTTCTatcaattcaaaatcaaacaaagcaTGAGTTCGAGTTCGAGTTCGACTCGGACCTTAGTTCAGAAGAAATAGTCTCGTGCTTAGCTATCTTATCATGAGATGCGTCAACATTTGAATCCAAACTCATATCTAATgacatatttttagttagatATGCTAATAAAGGTTACAAATATGTCACTAAATCATGAGTCTATCTCAAAACGGTAACATACAATTTTTCCTGTATTTTGTTAgagaaattatatattacaTATCTGATTTGAGCACCATTATTGTATGATGCACGtttataattgttattttaaatttcatatattaaaaaatattaatgatatttttaattttataaaattcataaaaattaatactcaatttatatgtttttttctataacttcacataaatgaataaattaacagattgaattttaatctaattttataaaataaaaaataactttaaatgTGAATCATATAAGAATGATGCTCACGTAACATATATGGCAATAAATTGCTATATGAAAGAGTTAGATACTGTAATTTGTTTTCATGTTTTCGGGCCTGCAACTATACCTCATACTATCAGTTATCTGAAATCGGGCTGGGCTTCGGAACAGATTGGGTTGAACATCAATCACAAACTCGATTATAATGTTGCTAACATTTGtaaatggagtagtactaactttttataatgggccaatgattttatattataattggGCCATTTTCATTTAGCATAAACATCCTTTACTATCATTAAGATTTTGAGCTGAAGTGGATTATCTTGGGTTAATGTCACATAACAATTTCCTGCATTTGAACATAccaaacatttaattttcacTTCGATGGTGGAAGCATTTGATTTTACCAccgttttaatattttcttggAGCCAGGACTAAGGATTCATTTTTCGTATTTTATATCGCAATAATTTTCAAGTCTCACTCGTAATTGTAAatcatcataaaatttattattttaattgaatttatcatATAGTATATATGATGACCAGTATTTTGAAAACCTGAAGCTTAACATAGTATACACTAATCCAAAATGACATACTATTAACTATagtgattgaaaaaatatattaaaaaccAATAGCATACCGTAATCAGACggtaaataatcataattaataattacaaaatcacaaataaataCCATGATAATTATACACcctaatttatagtaaaatatattttttattattaaaaacaagTCTATCTTGAGAGTTGAGATTCGCCTGGTCAAATGTTTACAATTTCCCAGacaaatatttaatgcaaATGCAATATGTATGTGTGCTCACACGTTGTTTACTTCGACTGTCCTCTAAGTAatctactactagtattttatttttttcacacacACTCTTCCTTAATTAGGAGTACTTCCACATTCAGTAATAGTTGTAATATATTTTGCTTCTCACTTTCTTgttagaaaaacaaaatagattCAACGGATTCCATGATATTAAGACAAGCACCAATAAACAACAACACAAAccatttctattatttttgctCATGATACCGATTTCTCTGTATTTTTAAACTACAAAGTGAAACTAGAAAAAAAGTCTTTAAACAAATGCTTTCCActatctcataaaaataaatatcataagaAGTCTACGTGAAAGACTTAATTTCATTTGATACTATATcttttcaccatttttttttacttacttaattattttatgtgtagTCAGcttattaatatacaattatcAAATTACATATGAGCTGTAAATAGAGTTGGGTTAGATAATTCAAACAACTTATTTG
The nucleotide sequence above comes from Salvia hispanica cultivar TCC Black 2014 chromosome 5, UniMelb_Shisp_WGS_1.0, whole genome shotgun sequence. Encoded proteins:
- the LOC125189384 gene encoding uncharacterized protein LOC125189384, whose translation is MDDLWNDTWDSLIQEVQKEADNEGVEAAVALPRAIHHRRTITRDHSGAHQRLMADYFGDNPRYSSEIFRRRFRMSRPLFTHIATTLAARYRCFTLRSDCTGRIGLSTFQKCTAAIRQLDYDGPADMFDEYLQMGETTSLEVLRQFCKGIQNVFGPELLRKPTSDECQRLLDMHGAVHSSQG
- the LOC125187999 gene encoding subtilisin-like protease SBT1.6, which produces MASTAINLTLCLSLLLLTQIYADQTAKTYIIRVDSSSKPSVFPTHYHWYTAEFTEPAAILHVYDTVFHGFSAVLTHFQASSVLKHPSVLSAFEDKRRHLHTTRSPQFVGLRNQRGLWSESDYGSDVIIGVFDTGIWPERRSFSDLNLGPVPKRWRGTCQAGVRFNRRNCNRKIVGARFFDKGHQAASGFGGFVGGINETVEFRSPRDADGHGTHTASTAAGRYAFKASMEGYAAGIAKGVAPKARLAVYKVCWKEAGCFDSDILAAFDAAVNDGVDVISISIGGGEGISSPYYLDPIAIGAYGAVSRGIFVSSSAGNEGPNGMSVTNLAPWLTTVGAGTIDRDFPADVILSDGRKFSGVSLYSGVPLNGKMHPLIYPGKSGVLSASLCMENSLDPIEVRGKIVICDRGSNPRVAKGLVVKKAGGVGMILTNGVSNGEGLVGDAHLIPACAVGSTEGDEIKTYLASNPAATATISFRGTVIGIKPAPVVASFSSRGPNGLNPEILKPDLIAPGVNILAAWTDAVGPTGLDSDNRRSEFNILSGTSMSCPHVSGAAALLKSAHPDWSPAAIRSAMMTTASLTDNSGNPMLDESSNKHATPYDFGAGHMNLDRAMDPGLVYDMTNEDYVNFLCAIEYGPKTIQVITRTPVNCPMRKPSPGNLNYPSIAALFPSGESGVSSKTFFRMVTNVGEEANAVYRVKIEPPKGVRVSVKPWKLVFSETVKKLGYYVTVTIDSKNLVLDDSGAVFGALSWMDGKHVVRSPIVVTQIEPL